TTATCACCTATAAAAAACAACCAAATTTGATCAAGAGCCCATGTATTATAAAGTAACACGCATACTTCAAACATCCAACACGGGCAATACATCTAGGTAGTCGAAGGCACACTCAAGGCACAAAGGATCACCATGTCGCCTAGGCGCCACAGTTCAAAAGCGTGGGCCCGAGATAAACAAGGCGTAAAGTATAAACACGCCACTTTTAGTTGTGCTTTTGCAAAATTTGGCCTGAATTTTTGCCTGCACGTCTTGATAGACGTGAGGCGCTTTTGTTGAGCCTTGCACAACGCCTTTTGTCTACTATGGATCACACTCATAGATCAACGATACGTTCTAAACTTTCTAGCCAAGGAATCATCGTAAGTCGCAACAACCGGTCAATGAGATGTTACCACACATGGGAATCACTGCAGGTCATATGTACAGAAAGTTCCTTTCGTGTACCAGAAAGTCCAGAAGTCAAAACTATACATCCAAATGCCAGAGACATAAACAATATAAGACTACAACAAACAGGCATTAATTGGGATGCAAGTACACTAGCAAGATGACATCTTTCTGTTTGGAACTCACAGACATTTAGTCGAGCATGTGGTATGCATATGTTAAATACAATTTCAAGAGGTTTAAATTAGTTCATTTCAGCCATAAAATCAAGTTGTTTAACCATGTAATATCATCAAATTCAATCATTCATGGTTGGTTACATATAATCGAAAATGAATCACCTGAAAATGCTATTATAGTCCATGGTTTTAATACATCGACAACACACAACAGTTTATAGTAATCTAGATTAAATTGTAAGGCACCAGAAGGCATGTTTTTCATTGGTTTCCCTCCTGAATTGCAACCCAAAGACCCAAGCCCAAATTTAATCACCATCCGAATCACTACGAGCTGTCGGCTGATCAAGCAGAGATAGTGTTTCTATGTAGGGATGCATAAAAAATGTACCGAACCACCCCTCAATCCCAAGATCATCTATCTGCTTTGAACGGGGCTTATAAGCAACAAGATGTGCATATTGGTCGTCTACAATTTCAATTATATGTTCACCACTCTTTCTGAATACCATTGGTGTTACATAATCATCTGTCTGACAGCTAAAAGTGGAAAGCTTTGTAAACGATTTAGAAACACCACCCTCCATCATCCATACATCATACACCCTTCTATCGTCCTCCCACTCATTGTCAACCACAACAAGAGACTCCCTTGGTTTTAACAAGATGAACCAACGTTCAGGCGGGGGATGTGCTAACCTATTTGGGAGGTTTACTTCTCCAAATTGTTCACTTGTTATATCAAATGATATAAGCAGATGACAAGACCCACCATTCATGGTATTCCTATCGGTAGCAAACCAATATATAACCCCATCTACAACTACCGAACAACAATCAAAAGCCGTATTAAACTGAAAGCGGACCAATTTACGAGGGAGATTGCCACCAAGCCTTCTCCATGCCCCTGTGCTTAGTGTAAAAACCTCAACTTCCCAGGGGATGCAACGTGCACTCTCTATATCCTCCCAACTAACAACATGTGTGATCTTGACGATCTTAGGGTCATTAGTCACACGACAAACCCCGAAACCTACAACGGTTTCATATGTTTCCCCAACTGCCACATTAGGCACAACAACCTCAACTGTTTTTCTAACAGATGGATTCCAAATAAGAGCCTTGCCCCTTCCAGTGACGGGGCTACCTGGATAGAAACAAAACAAGCCGTGAGAGTAGCCCAATATTCTAAAATACTCACGCTCCGTAACCAATCGGGGAGGAGTCAGAAAAACTCTATTTCTGGGGAAAGTATCGTCGTCAACAACTGAAACGTATCTTAGGCTGAGATCCGTTATATCATCATACCGTAAAAATATATGTTTTGCTTGTGTCCTATAATCAGCAACAAAAACTGAACTGTCGATCATAGACTTCCATGCCTTTGAGACGGTTCGGAATTGAATCAAGGATTTCACGGGAAGCCTCTTCATAATTTCCACTTGGAGTTCGAACGGTATGTTGTCTGACATTTTGATTTTGGTTATGGAAATGGGATGATTTGTTTCAACCAGTGTTTTCAAAGCAAGGCAGATCTAGCTCTTCGAATCCTGAAACCGCCAAAGTTCAAGACAATCAGATGTCATCTATATAAATGTGATGATGATAGCATGAACatttaaaaacacaaaatcaGTGTTGTTAAAAGCGATCGCTTGGAGCGCCTAGGCGACCAAGGCGAGCATTGTCCGCTTTTATGTCCTAGATGAAAAAGGCAacgatcttttttttttttaaaaaccctaTCTATAATAACAAACTGGATTTTTTTAACAGCTAACTTTAATTATTTATGAATCATATCTCATAAAAtctttatatattattaaaagatattttgaatttcaaaaacttaagagatatattatttttttatacaaTATCATTCTGTATATAACAGACTATACGCAGCAACAGCATTCATCTTCACAGCTTTGTTACTTTCTGCCGGCAAATTAAAAGTACAGGTATGTGTTTCTGTTAGTTAGTTATTTATTCTTTTATCATTCATGTACATGTTGATCCTTCGGAACTATGCTACTGCTACAGGCTATGGCTTCTCAAGATGATGGACCATCCTAGAGCAGGAAAACGGACCCTGGATGGAAGTACAATCATCTGAGGAATCCTGATGATAAAAATGCCGTTTCATGCAACTTTTGCAAGAAGATCACAAAAGGTGGAATTTTTCGTGCTAAACTACACCAAATTGGAGGAAACAGAAACGTCAAGTCATGTACGAGGTGTCCACAAGAGTTAAAGACGAGTTGAAGGCGTATGTTGCGAGCCAAAAGGCCAAGAAAACAAATGATGGGTTGGTTGATTTGGCTGATGAAGAGGAGGATGATGAAGTTATAGAGATACCAACTCAGCAAAATAAGAGGCAGAAGACTAATGTGAAGGGGCCATTAGATGTCATGTGGTCAAAAGGTATGATAAACATTGGCGGACCCAAGCCCACttcaaggtgggcgggcgcacccccggggaaaaaaaatttagtgttaaATTCCGTcaaaaatcccgtccgcaccccttgtaatttttcgtccgcaccccttggatttttcgaccgcacccttgaacgcaccccttaggtaaaaagtgttatcaatttatattttaatttttttttgtaaactcttatttaaaaaaaaaaatactacctaaattatataacttttaatctatactatataataaaagaaacctgattttagacacgtgtcattcattgaagatgtCTATATTTGTAATTTCCTATCTtttcatacttaatattattatttaccaaattgacacttttttatttggtttaCCCTTATCTCATATTTTATAATAAGGATTAAACATTAAATATTCGAagctatttatttattaataaaataaatttagTAAATCTTCTATAATCAATCTTATTTAAAAAATAGTtaatagtttaaaaatatttaatGTAAATCAGGTGGTGAAGCCattccacataaatcaaagttGCACCGAATTTCCGGATTTTTTTAGCCATCATATGAACCACCATACAATTTGTAGACGGACcacaaccaaaaaaaaaatgcATTTGATGAAACCATTTGAGAGCTTTCTTTAACGTAACGAAAACATCCCAAATTCCCAATACATATTTATACTAACATATTGCCATATTGGGGGCAAAAgtgtaaaataaaaaataaaaaaataaggtaAAAAATGACCCCCAAGGGAAATAATAACGGCTATATTAACATTCAAATCGTTCCAATGGAAAAGTTGATGAAATtattgagtatgatgatgatgatttactatatataattagatttattcaacccgtataatacacggggtttataaagatataattttttttattattaagtttataaaattacatttatctaACCCGTGTAACATACAaggttacaaaattacatttatttaacccgtgtaatacacagtgtttttaaagatataactttttttttattatttagtatatataattagatttattcaacccgtacaatacacgggttttattatttggtatataaaattacatttattcagtacaatacatgaggttcttagagatatatatattttttttaattttaaaaaatacaTGGTCTTTGTCTcgattgctaagtgttatgtgccttatgtccaaagcttgatgcaaaactactatcgagtcgggtatttaatctgtgtaatacacatggtttttaaagatataacttttttattatttgatatataaaattacatatatttaacccgtacaatatacaaggttcataaagatataagtttttattatttagtatataaaattacatttatttaacccgtgtaatacacggggttctaacctagtaccTAACTAACCCAAATACCCATAcatttacccacttataattcctaactagctagcccactaagtcttagcccattaaccaaacccaacaatatttcaaactataataaaataattaaagcccaaaacctttagagATTCTCtccagcagccggcgaccaccgtaatcagccaccataccaccgtcgtttaacaccaaatctaaccggaatccgaacacgggtaagtttctttgttattttgatgattttggttgatattataggagaaaaaaaaggtaataaagttgttaaataggtttgaaattttgtgtgttttgacgttgtttatggttttttagatgatttttagggtgattatgttgtttatatatttttagggtgattacaactaacgttatgatttctaggcttgaatagttgaaaattaaaattgaaacattatgttatggagcgatgaacttatgttatatagagaaagaattgtttaaaaatttagttttaaatgatgttttgaatagattttaaaaaatgaaaacccgtagggcgtcgacgttttaattatgtttgtaacaaagtttacattttttgattattatataaatttagtttgatgttcgtttgttttacatgacccgacctgacccgactcgatacgaaccgatttttttactcctatacctaggggcctaaaatttttaaaaatgttccgcacccccatagaaaaatttctgggtccgccactgatgaTAAATTGTTTTTTTATCACATCTGTGGTCTGTTAATGCGTGTCTCAGTTAATTAATCAGGGTGAGCGGGGCACCAGCGGGAAGGGGGATCGGTGACCCCATTCACcgctcgggaacaccgccgccatcggTGCGGGAAGGTGGTGCGGGGAGAGGAATCGGGGAGAAGACACCGAAGAGGGGAGTGGGTGCGGGGAGGGGTATCGGTGGGCCCATGCTTGTAGCAACcaatcaacattttttttttgaataaaaaaacaattctTCTAAGAGGGGGGTGCCGCCATCAGATTGGGGTgcgaggggagtttaagaggggagttgacgtggcataacctgattgggtgtacgtaagagaggggactcccctcttaggggagtgccccgcTCACCCTCACATCTGTGGTATCTGTGGTCTGTTAATGTGTATGTCAGTTAATTAATCACATCTGTGGTCTGTTAATGTGTGTCTCAGACTGTTAATGTGTGTGTCAGTTAATTAATCACATCTCTCAGTTAATTATAATCACATCTGTGGTCTGTTAATGTGTGTCTCAGTTAATTAATCACATCAGTTGTCTGGTAATGTGTGTGTCAGTTAATTAATCACATCAGTTGTCTGTTAATGTGTGTCTCAGTTGATTAATGTTTATAAATTCTGTCTGACTTAATCAAATTAGTATTGTTTATGGCTGTCTCAGTTAATGAATGTTTTTAAATTCTGTCTTATTAATCAATTCAGTAGTGCTTTTATGGCTGTCTCAGTTGTATGTAATGTTTATAAAAACAGGTAAAGGAAAACAAGTTCAAACAAGCATCAAGGATGCTTGTAATAAAGAGATCCGAGCCCAAACAATACAGTCCATTGCAGCGTTTTTCTACCAGGCTGGGGTTGCATTTAATGTGGCTAATATGAACTGCTTAAAAGAGATGCTTGCGGCTGTTGGAAACTATGGGCCACATTTAAAGCCTCCATCATACCATGAGCTTCGCGTGCCGTTACTAAACAATGAGGTACAACATGTGGAGGAGTGGGTCGAAACTCATAGAACTGAGTGGATGAAGTACGGTTGTTCGGTAAAGTCGGATGGATGGACAGATAGGAAGCAAAGAACGTTGATTAACTTTCTTGTCAACGGTTCTAAAGGAACGGTGTTTATGGAGTCCGTTGATGCATCGTCGTATATGAAGACTGGTGAAAAGGTTTTTGAGCTCCTAGATGGGTTTGTGGAAAGGATTGGGGAACAAAATGTTGTTCAGGTTATTACCGACAATGGGGCCAACTTTAAGCTAGCAGGTTaatttattttttgatttttttgtttaTGATTACTCTTCAAATTGCACCAGCCTGTTTATAACAAATTAGTTTACAATTTTTTGTAGGTAAAATGTTAATGGAAAAGCGGAAAAATCTATTTTGGACACCATGTGCAGCGCACTGCTTGGATCTAATGCTAGAAGATATCGGTAAGATTCCGGATGTGAAAAAAACTATTGAACAAGCTATCTTCGTTGTTGGTTATATTTATAACCATAGTTTTGTCTTGAACTTAATGAGGGAGTTCACTAAAAACAACGAGCTAACAAGGAGTGGAGTAACAAGGTTTGCAACCACGTTTCTTACGTTACAAAGCTTGCAAAAACAAAAATCTGCACTTAGAAACATGTTTGCTAGCGAACAGTGGACGACAAGTAAATGGGCTGAAGAACGTAAGGGAGCAAGAGCGAATGACATTGTTTTTACCCCAACTTTCTTTCTGGAACAATGTCCTGTTTACGTGTACGAAGGTATGGAACGAGCAAAAACTGCAATTGCAGCAGCTTTAGGAGGAGAAGATAATGCAGAATACATTGTTGTGTCGGGAATTATTGACAAGAGATGGAACTGCCAACTTCACCATCCCTTGCACGCAGCGGGTTACTATCTTAACCCAGAGTTTTATTGCTACAATGTTGACATTGAAAGCGATAACGAAGTGTCCCTTGGACTACATGAATGTATTAACAAGCTTGAGCCTAACAAGGACACACAAGATAAGATTAATGTTGAGTTGATTCATTGGGTGAACCAGTCTGGATTTTTTAGTCTAGAAACAGCAAAGCGACAACATGGTAAAATAGCACCTGGTAAGTTAACTTTTTAACATACTTTTTACCTAGATTATTGACtttatttttatatgtataaCGTGTCAAATTGGATTGTATGTAACAGCTGAATGGTGGAAGTTGTATGGGAAAGGCACTCCAAATTTGCAACAACTAGCTATTAGAGTGCTAAGTTTAACGTGCAGTTCATCCGGGTGTGAACGAAACTGGAGCACATTTGAGCATGTAAGTATTCCAATATAAAATTTAATTATGAATTATGATTGAGCGTTTCTTGTATCTAATATTTATACAAATCTTAAACAGATCCATTCGAAGAAGAGGAATCGTCTAGAGCATAAAAAACTACATGATCTCGTCTATGTTAAATACAATAACATGCTAAAGAATAGACGCGATGTGGATGCGGCATATGATCCCATTTCATTGACTGATATTGATGATAGCAATGAATGGTTAGTAGGAAAGATGGGTGAAGATAGAGTTTTTACTGATGATGGAGATTTGGTTTGGGATGTTGTAGGAGAAGCGAGTGGAGCAGGGGAGCGTATACACAATACAAGATCTTCACAGCCGGCTGCTTCGAGGGCATCTGCTTCGAGGCCGTCTGCTTCAAGGCGTTCAACTTCAAGGCCTTCTAGTTCAAGAAGATTGGTTGATGAAGATTCCGAAGAAGAACAAGAGGAAGAACAAGTGAATGTTGCTGCTGGAAAAGGCAAAGCAATTGCTGTGGATGACGATTCCGACTATGATGATCTTTAAAGTTGAAGAACaattggttttgagttttatttACTTTTGGAAGAACTTTATTGTTTTCAAGTCTTAACCGTTTTGGTTTTGGGATATTTTGGTCATTCATAATAATGTTGGTTTTATTTTAAGCTTTATGATATTTGAACAATTTCGGAATTTTGAGGATTTGGGTTTTTCGGTTCATAACTctgtttttttaatgtttttatttgATTGCGCTTTTTTTTTTCTCAGGCTATCGCTTTTTTTGCGCTTCTCGCCTAGGCGAGAAGCGAGCCCTATGCGCCTAGAGTGCGCCTAACGCATTTGATAACTATGCACAAAATACATAACtacaaattatatatatttatttctaatcaTGGTTAATGGGTTTCGACATGTGTGCGCAGGTCATGTTGAGAACTTCTCAGCATCAGTTCGAGATGTTAAACGAATCAGAAAGAAAGCATGGatatgctccctgtggtttggtcattttgacggttttgctccaatagtttaaaaatagccattttcctccccgatctttcgagtttgtcgccagtttgctccctaatctttcaagtttgtcgccagtttcctccctgatggagttagaggctgggagcaaaatgaaaataagttagaaaaatcagggaggaaaatgactatttttaaactattggagcaaaaccgttaaattgaccaaaccacagggagcaaaacagaagtttactctattataaaacaaacaaacagaaTGGCAAGCAACGAGAGAAAAAATTGAATAATCTTTAAAACGTTAAAAAAACACGAGACGTTAGATATACAAAAtataaacagttaatcacaacACGTTAGATATTGTGCATCACTTGACCGGAAGTGATTGTTGCATTCATCGCGTCATAATGGCCGGCCCAATGGGCTTCTAAGACTAGGCCCGTAAAATAGGGTCCTCCAGTTTCTTAAAAAGTTTTCATATGAAGCATGTGGATTAGGCCCAAATAATGAAAAAattaaaccggtttttaaataaAGGCCCCAATCATTTATAAGAAAAGCCCAAAGCCCAATCGTTCCAATTAATGCGATTGGTTAATGCGACAATAAGATTAGCGAAATAGCGTAGCAATCATCGCCGTTCCATCGTTTTTAGAAAATGTGCCCTTCCAAAATCCAAACCCAATCATTCATCCTAAAATCCCTAATTCAGGTCCGCCCCgccaacatcttttcttgcccgCGGTTTCCGTTATTACTCAATGGCGTCGTTGGGGATTGATGAGCTGTGAGAACTTATGGCTAAAATTCCAAAATTAGGGGTAGGCGT
This is a stretch of genomic DNA from Helianthus annuus cultivar XRQ/B chromosome 16, HanXRQr2.0-SUNRISE, whole genome shotgun sequence. It encodes these proteins:
- the LOC110919653 gene encoding uncharacterized protein LOC110919653 — its product is MYEVSTRVKDELKAYVASQKAKKTNDGLVDLADEEEDDEVIEIPTQQNKRQKTNVKGPLDVMWSKGKGKQVQTSIKDACNKEIRAQTIQSIAAFFYQAGVAFNVANMNCLKEMLAAVGNYGPHLKPPSYHELRVPLLNNEVQHVEEWVETHRTEWMKYGCSVKSDGWTDRKQRTLINFLVNGSKGTVFMESVDASSYMKTGEKVFELLDGFVERIGEQNVVQVITDNGANFKLAGKMLMEKRKNLFWTPCAAHCLDLMLEDIGKIPDVKKTIEQAIFVVGYIYNHSFVLNLMREFTKNNELTRSGVTRFATTFLTLQSLQKQKSALRNMFASEQWTTSKWAEERKGARANDIVFTPTFFLEQCPVYVYEGMERAKTAIAAALGGEDNAEYIR
- the LOC110917547 gene encoding putative F-box protein At1g32420 encodes the protein MSDNIPFELQVEIMKRLPVKSLIQFRTVSKAWKSMIDSSVFVADYRTQAKHIFLRYDDITDLSLRYVSVVDDDTFPRNRVFLTPPRLVTEREYFRILGYSHGLFCFYPGSPVTGRGKALIWNPSVRKTVEVVVPNVAVGETYETVVGFGVCRVTNDPKIVKITHVVSWEDIESARCIPWEVEVFTLSTGAWRRLGGNLPRKLVRFQFNTAFDCCSVVVDGVIYWFATDRNTMNGGSCHLLISFDITSEQFGEVNLPNRLAHPPPERWFILLKPRESLVVVDNEWEDDRRVYDVWMMEGGVSKSFTKLSTFSCQTDDYVTPMVFRKSGEHIIEIVDDQYAHLVAYKPRSKQIDDLGIEGWFGTFFMHPYIETLSLLDQPTARSDSDGD